A window of the Egibacter rhizosphaerae genome harbors these coding sequences:
- a CDS encoding adenylate/guanylate cyclase domain-containing protein yields MLGAKPGHRWAAFRRGDVLTITAATVVALGLLVVLRLWPVLDVRWENHPAHFWLVLAASAVATTLGLAMVGAARRRQDARLFVVSLAFLAGAGFLGLHALATPGVLLGPNAGFELATPVGLTIGGVLVAMSAIEFRPSTARRITRWSGWLLGVLVAVMIVWAGFSLAGLPPLHDPVPEEALQGWQLVLAGVGVLGYGAGSIGYLRLHRRRGARVVLAIATGFALLAAAMIVIAFAANWQLSWWEWHVLMLAAFGLIAAAARREWHEERFSALYLERTLQHTQEASVLFADLAGFTTFAERSEPRAVQAMLNTYFARLVPLMAELGGEVHQLIGDAVMVVFNKNGDQPRHALLAARAALAFQTAAEEIAEARPDWPRFRVGVNTGEVAAGVLGERGHRKHDVIGDTVNLAARLEGQAPIGGVLIGEGTRARLPAEARVEALAPLVLKGKAEPVTAYLLHDLGTPDPRPEETSR; encoded by the coding sequence GTGCTCGGCGCCAAACCGGGTCACCGCTGGGCCGCGTTCCGTCGCGGCGACGTCCTCACCATCACCGCCGCCACCGTCGTTGCCCTCGGGCTGCTCGTTGTGCTCCGGCTCTGGCCCGTCCTCGACGTTCGGTGGGAGAACCACCCCGCGCACTTCTGGCTGGTGCTGGCCGCGTCAGCGGTCGCCACCACCCTCGGCCTCGCCATGGTCGGGGCCGCACGCCGGCGTCAGGATGCGCGCCTGTTCGTGGTCTCGCTGGCGTTCCTTGCCGGTGCGGGTTTCCTGGGCCTGCACGCACTGGCCACGCCAGGTGTTCTGCTCGGCCCCAACGCTGGCTTCGAGCTGGCGACACCGGTCGGCCTCACCATCGGTGGCGTGCTCGTGGCCATGTCCGCCATTGAGTTCCGACCGTCGACCGCGCGACGCATCACGAGATGGTCGGGGTGGCTGTTGGGTGTCCTCGTGGCCGTCATGATCGTGTGGGCGGGGTTCTCCCTCGCGGGCCTCCCCCCGTTGCACGATCCGGTGCCCGAGGAGGCCCTTCAGGGATGGCAACTCGTTCTGGCCGGTGTCGGGGTTCTGGGGTACGGCGCGGGTTCGATCGGCTACCTGCGGCTGCACCGGCGTCGCGGCGCGCGCGTGGTCCTCGCGATCGCCACGGGGTTCGCGCTCCTCGCTGCCGCGATGATCGTGATCGCGTTCGCCGCGAACTGGCAGCTGTCCTGGTGGGAGTGGCACGTGCTCATGCTCGCCGCGTTCGGCCTGATCGCCGCCGCGGCCCGCCGGGAGTGGCACGAGGAGCGCTTCAGTGCGCTGTATCTCGAGCGCACCCTGCAACACACGCAGGAGGCCAGCGTCCTGTTCGCCGACCTCGCGGGCTTCACCACGTTCGCCGAGCGCAGCGAGCCCCGGGCGGTCCAAGCGATGCTGAACACGTACTTCGCCCGGCTCGTGCCGCTCATGGCTGAGCTGGGTGGCGAGGTGCACCAGCTCATCGGTGACGCCGTCATGGTGGTGTTCAACAAGAACGGCGATCAACCGCGCCATGCGCTGCTCGCCGCGCGTGCGGCGCTCGCGTTCCAGACGGCGGCCGAGGAGATCGCCGAGGCCCGTCCGGACTGGCCGCGGTTCCGTGTCGGCGTGAACACCGGTGAGGTGGCTGCCGGTGTGCTCGGGGAACGGGGCCACCGCAAACACGACGTCATCGGCGACACGGTCAATCTCGCAGCGCGGCTCGAGGGGCAGGCTCCCATCGGCGGGGTCCTGATCGGAGAGGGGACCCGAGCCCGGCTGCCGGCCGAGGCTCGCGTCGAGGCGCTGGCGCCACTGGTGCTCAAGGGGAAGGCCGAGCCCGTGACGGCGTACCTGCTCCACGATCTCGGCACGCCCGACCCGCGGCCCGAGGAGACGAGTCGGTGA
- a CDS encoding cell wall-binding repeat-containing protein yields MHTRHHPARARGAVIAILVLAFTALLAGVAHADEDADVWRMEGDDRFGTAVAVSEQQPYYQFPEDIIVATGMNYPDALAAGPAAHQPGAGRGSILLTARNVLPSVTEDRIGDILPDTIYLVGGTAAVSREVEAELYRLANDVERIAGPTRFHTAAEVSRTFFSGTGGDVVVATGTDYPDALSGTPLARAAGGPALLTARDHLPSPTEDELSRLSPDRVFVIGGTAAISDSVISEIRSTTSAEVFRIAGANRYDTSARVAELISGRQAFVATGEDYPDALTGGALAGYGGDPVMLVAQDHAPEPVLEQLREREAEEIIVLGGTSAVSSSTEEELRYYEQGGGNGNGNGPCPPEPGSPC; encoded by the coding sequence ATGCATACCCGACACCATCCCGCCCGTGCGCGCGGCGCGGTGATAGCCATCCTCGTCCTCGCGTTCACCGCGTTGCTCGCCGGCGTGGCTCACGCGGACGAGGACGCCGACGTCTGGCGCATGGAGGGGGACGATCGGTTCGGCACCGCGGTGGCCGTGTCCGAGCAGCAGCCCTACTACCAGTTCCCCGAGGACATCATCGTCGCGACGGGCATGAACTACCCGGATGCGCTCGCCGCCGGACCCGCGGCGCACCAGCCCGGAGCGGGTCGGGGCAGCATCCTGTTGACCGCTCGCAACGTGTTGCCGTCGGTGACCGAGGATCGGATCGGGGACATCCTGCCCGACACGATCTACCTCGTGGGCGGCACCGCGGCGGTCTCGCGAGAGGTCGAGGCCGAGCTCTACCGCCTGGCCAACGACGTCGAGCGGATCGCCGGGCCGACCCGGTTCCACACGGCCGCGGAAGTGTCGCGCACGTTCTTCAGCGGCACCGGCGGTGACGTCGTCGTCGCGACCGGCACGGATTACCCGGACGCCCTGTCGGGCACGCCGCTCGCTCGGGCGGCGGGCGGCCCGGCCCTCCTCACCGCGCGCGACCACCTGCCGAGCCCGACCGAGGACGAGCTGTCGCGGCTCTCGCCGGACCGAGTGTTCGTGATCGGTGGAACGGCTGCCATCTCCGACTCGGTCATCTCCGAGATTCGTTCCACCACCTCCGCGGAAGTGTTCCGGATCGCGGGCGCGAACCGCTACGATACCTCCGCGCGGGTCGCTGAGCTCATCAGCGGTCGGCAGGCGTTCGTCGCCACTGGCGAGGACTACCCGGACGCCCTGACCGGGGGCGCGCTGGCCGGGTACGGGGGCGACCCCGTCATGCTCGTCGCCCAGGACCACGCACCCGAGCCCGTCCTGGAGCAGCTGCGGGAGCGCGAAGCGGAGGAGATCATCGTTCTCGGCGGCACCTCGGCCGTCTCGAGCTCGACCGAGGAGGAGCTGCGCTACTACGAGCAGGGTGGCGGCAACGGCAACGGCAACGGTCCGTGTCCCCCCGAACCTGGCTCCCCCTGCTGA
- a CDS encoding DUF2510 domain-containing protein, which produces MSGEPPSPPHPSSGPPASGWYPDPEGSGGLRYWDGAQWTTRTVDAARAGSGDANRSRTWLWVTVIVCVTLLALGGLAAWTFTTVFGVFDDAFSDFPGFDDLGIGALEAAGTTAELLAAGDEGGLEALWCEPPDAARDSAEVWRDLEAVEARLGELRDAEARSSRGSSPVGHATLVTEHPEGEQAWRAQLREQDESWRVCDLTPDDDATPQDLDEEV; this is translated from the coding sequence ATGAGCGGTGAGCCACCGAGCCCCCCGCACCCGTCTTCCGGGCCACCCGCCAGCGGCTGGTATCCCGACCCGGAGGGCTCCGGCGGGCTGCGCTACTGGGACGGGGCCCAGTGGACGACCCGGACGGTCGACGCGGCACGAGCCGGTTCCGGCGACGCGAATCGCAGCCGCACGTGGCTCTGGGTGACGGTCATCGTCTGCGTGACCCTGCTGGCGCTCGGCGGCCTCGCCGCGTGGACGTTCACGACCGTTTTCGGGGTGTTCGACGACGCGTTCTCCGACTTCCCCGGGTTCGACGATCTTGGCATCGGGGCGCTCGAGGCGGCCGGAACGACTGCCGAGTTGCTCGCGGCCGGCGACGAGGGCGGGCTGGAGGCCCTCTGGTGCGAACCGCCCGACGCGGCGCGCGACTCCGCCGAGGTGTGGCGGGACCTGGAGGCGGTCGAAGCGCGGCTCGGGGAGCTCCGCGACGCCGAGGCGCGGTCCTCACGCGGATCGTCGCCCGTCGGGCACGCGACGCTCGTCACCGAGCATCCCGAGGGCGAGCAGGCGTGGCGGGCCCAACTCCGCGAACAGGACGAGTCGTGGCGCGTGTGCGACCTCACGCCCGACGACGACGCGACACCGCAGGACCTCGACGAGGAGGTCTGA
- a CDS encoding DUF4328 domain-containing protein: MSAEIPAGWYPDPGGSGGVRWWDGSHWTDEVRAEEARDTSAGAGDHPADPAVGGGPGQPAVTAAPPLTGQLSTTAKLLVVLLAAPFVLELLGTVAALLFFPGVADIGGFGDLAGAIAPWLGLGVVTGLLGVASTVVFIVWFWQVYSNVSRLSHVRSRLGTGWAVGTWFVPVLNLIRPYSMAWEAYTAGIPDDHIRFRDREWRRRQRPAGWLIPAWWAAALAYTASTFEFQANWGGDGVDFFFPWWVTLPAQAAATVLAIAVVALITRRQLARVGLEWTWRPGGTR, from the coding sequence ATGTCCGCGGAGATTCCGGCCGGTTGGTACCCGGACCCGGGTGGATCTGGGGGTGTGCGGTGGTGGGACGGCTCGCACTGGACCGATGAGGTGCGCGCCGAGGAGGCCCGGGACACCTCCGCGGGCGCAGGGGATCACCCGGCTGACCCGGCGGTCGGGGGCGGACCCGGGCAGCCCGCGGTCACGGCGGCACCGCCCCTCACGGGGCAGCTGTCGACGACCGCGAAACTGCTCGTCGTGCTGCTGGCCGCGCCGTTCGTCCTCGAACTGCTCGGCACCGTCGCCGCTCTGCTGTTCTTCCCCGGTGTCGCCGACATCGGCGGGTTCGGCGATCTCGCGGGGGCAATCGCGCCGTGGCTCGGCCTCGGGGTGGTGACGGGCCTGCTGGGAGTCGCGAGCACGGTCGTGTTCATCGTCTGGTTCTGGCAGGTGTACTCGAACGTGTCGCGACTCAGCCACGTCCGCTCGCGTCTGGGGACGGGCTGGGCCGTGGGCACGTGGTTCGTGCCGGTGCTGAACCTCATCCGCCCCTACTCGATGGCCTGGGAGGCCTACACCGCGGGCATCCCCGACGACCACATCCGCTTCCGCGACCGCGAGTGGCGTCGACGCCAGCGGCCCGCGGGATGGCTGATCCCGGCGTGGTGGGCCGCGGCGCTCGCCTACACGGCCAGCACGTTCGAGTTCCAGGCGAACTGGGGCGGCGATGGGGTCGACTTCTTCTTCCCGTGGTGGGTGACGCTACCGGCCCAGGCGGCGGCAACCGTGCTCGCGATCGCGGTCGTGGCGCTCATCACGCGCCGCCAGCTCGCGCGCGTGGGCCTCGAGTGGACGTGGCGACCCGGGGGGACGCGATGA